From the Clostridium putrefaciens genome, one window contains:
- the rho gene encoding transcription termination factor Rho, with product MSIDNYEKVTLVELRKKAKELDIKNISKFKKGELIEEIKKVLPLPVSMQKNGVVLQEKIAPKIKEELLGDKREIKEEPLKNNVLINNEEKRPNNITVDKAEEENKKERLKTMINDSQSARGVLEVNENNNFGFLRGKNYLTSTDDIYVSPSQIRRFNLRTGDEVEGKVRIPKDGEKFKALLYVERVNGENPEKAVGRKSFERLVPVYPDQRLRLETHHENNLSSRLMDIISPIGKGQRGMIVAPPKAGKTTLLKKIAQNISYNYPEIKLIVVLIDERPEEVTDMQRSINGEVIYSTFDEEPDHHTKVAQMVLERAKRMVEQGQDVVILLDSITRLARAYNLTVNPSGRTLSGGLDPGALIMPKKFFGAARNIEEGGSLTILATALVETGSRMDDMIFEEFKGTGNMEVHLDRKLQERRIFPAIDIYRSGTRKEDLLLTEDEKDVAYNIRKVMYREGNIETITGNLISLLSRTKNNKELLQMIKKIDISK from the coding sequence TTGTCAATAGATAATTATGAAAAGGTAACTTTAGTTGAGTTGCGAAAAAAGGCTAAAGAATTAGACATAAAAAATATAAGTAAATTTAAAAAAGGCGAATTAATTGAAGAAATAAAAAAGGTTTTACCATTACCAGTGTCAATGCAAAAAAATGGTGTGGTTCTTCAAGAAAAGATAGCTCCTAAGATTAAAGAAGAACTTTTAGGGGATAAGCGTGAAATTAAAGAAGAACCTCTTAAAAACAACGTTTTAATTAATAATGAAGAAAAAAGGCCGAATAATATTACTGTGGACAAGGCAGAAGAAGAGAACAAAAAAGAGAGATTGAAAACCATGATAAATGACTCTCAGTCTGCAAGAGGAGTATTAGAGGTAAATGAAAATAATAACTTTGGATTTTTAAGAGGTAAGAATTATCTCACAAGTACAGATGACATATATGTATCCCCCTCTCAAATAAGAAGGTTTAACTTAAGAACTGGTGACGAGGTAGAAGGAAAAGTAAGAATACCTAAAGATGGTGAAAAGTTTAAAGCTCTTTTATATGTTGAAAGAGTAAATGGTGAAAACCCTGAAAAGGCTGTAGGAAGGAAATCATTTGAAAGACTTGTACCAGTATACCCAGATCAAAGATTAAGACTTGAAACTCACCATGAGAATAACCTATCTTCAAGACTTATGGATATAATAAGCCCTATTGGAAAAGGACAAAGAGGAATGATTGTAGCTCCACCTAAAGCAGGAAAAACTACTTTGCTTAAAAAGATAGCACAAAACATCTCTTATAATTATCCTGAAATAAAACTTATAGTTGTTTTAATAGACGAGAGACCAGAAGAAGTTACAGATATGCAAAGGTCTATAAATGGAGAGGTAATATACTCTACATTTGATGAGGAACCAGATCATCACACAAAGGTTGCGCAAATGGTACTTGAAAGAGCTAAACGTATGGTAGAACAAGGTCAAGACGTTGTAATATTATTAGATAGTATTACAAGACTTGCTAGGGCATATAATCTTACTGTTAATCCATCAGGAAGAACTTTATCAGGGGGTCTTGATCCAGGCGCTTTAATAATGCCAAAGAAATTCTTTGGAGCTGCAAGAAATATTGAAGAAGGTGGAAGTCTTACTATACTTGCAACAGCATTAGTTGAAACAGGAAGTAGAATGGATGATATGATATTTGAAGAATTTAAGGGAACTGGAAATATGGAAGTTCATTTAGATAGAAAGCTTCAAGAAAGAAGAATTTTCCCAGCTATTGATATTTATAGATCAGGAACTAGAAAAGAAGATTTATTACTAACAGAAGATGAAAAAGACGTAGCATATAATATAAGAAAAGTTATGTATAGAGAAGGAAATATTGAAACGATAACGGGGAACTTAATAAGTTTATTATCTAGAACAAAGAATAATAAAGAATTGTTACAAATGATAAAAAAGATAGATATTTCTAAATAA
- the rpmE gene encoding 50S ribosomal protein L31, giving the protein MREGIHPNYNHEAVVKCACGNTFTTGSVKDELKVEICSKCHPFFTGRQKIVDVGGRVERFNKKFNLKSEE; this is encoded by the coding sequence ATGAGAGAAGGCATACACCCAAATTACAATCATGAGGCTGTAGTTAAATGTGCATGTGGAAATACATTCACTACTGGTTCAGTTAAAGATGAACTAAAAGTGGAAATTTGTTCAAAATGCCATCCTTTCTTCACTGGTCGTCAAAAGATCGTTGACGTTGGAGGAAGAGTTGAAAGATTCAATAAGAAGTTCAACTTAAAAAGCGAAGAATAA
- a CDS encoding thymidine kinase produces the protein MAKLYFRYGAMNSGKSTSLMQVAYNYEERGMKVIIIKPKTDTKGGNKITSRLGVERDVDMLLDTNEDAYSNIERHIKNKNTINCILVDEVQFLKSHHIDELFKVSVIMDIPVICYGLRTDFQMEGFEGSKRLLLLAHSIEEMKTICTCGKKALLNGRKINGKYVFEGNQIAIDNEDEVEYESLCPRCYFKYKAEFELN, from the coding sequence TTGGCTAAATTATACTTTAGATATGGAGCTATGAATTCGGGTAAGTCTACTAGTCTTATGCAAGTAGCTTATAATTATGAAGAAAGAGGAATGAAAGTTATAATTATAAAACCGAAGACAGATACTAAGGGCGGAAATAAAATAACTTCAAGACTTGGAGTTGAAAGAGATGTGGATATGCTATTGGACACTAATGAAGATGCCTATTCAAATATAGAAAGGCATATAAAAAATAAGAATACTATTAATTGTATATTAGTAGATGAAGTCCAATTCTTAAAATCACATCATATAGATGAGCTTTTTAAGGTGTCTGTAATTATGGATATACCAGTCATTTGTTATGGACTTCGCACTGATTTTCAAATGGAAGGATTTGAAGGTAGTAAAAGATTGCTTCTTCTAGCTCATAGTATTGAAGAGATGAAAACCATATGTACTTGTGGAAAAAAAGCCTTACTTAATGGGAGAAAGATTAATGGCAAATATGTATTTGAGGGAAATCAGATAGCTATAGATAATGAAGATGAAGTGGAGTACGAATCCTTATGCCCAAGATGTTATTTTAAATATAAGGCTGAATTTGAACTAAATTAA